Proteins from one Candidatus Desulfovibrio trichonymphae genomic window:
- a CDS encoding efflux RND transporter periplasmic adaptor subunit, which translates to MSPKSILLFLTCLSVGAVLGYGLAGPHKTTDAISGAAQKEEEAQERKVLYWYDPMYPGTHFDKPGKSPFMDMDLVPRYADGGDGTGIRIDPAQVQNLGVRTATVQRGALSFARDIPANVEYNDYQLAKVQPRAEGFVETIRSFAVGNLIQRGEVLAEITVPAWASDQSEYLLLKSQQADAQIVSGVRERMRLTGMPEEMLAAVDKTGRVQTRMMLKAPVAGVITGLDVYPGMNVNKNMTIATIQGTNPVWVTADVPESDIHLVSGRSRIRVTVQAYPEKVFHADSFTLLSKADQATRTVPLRVSVANEEGMLRPGMTAYIRLRASGEEALLIPTQSLIDLGDEQRVVTRASDGSFVPKLVRVLRSSGEMTAIASGVEAGDEVVVSGIFLIDSEANLRAALGRMRKNAASGAAEHAGH; encoded by the coding sequence ATGTCGCCTAAAAGCATACTTTTGTTTCTGACGTGCCTTTCAGTGGGAGCCGTTCTGGGCTATGGCCTGGCGGGGCCACACAAAACGACGGATGCCATCTCAGGCGCCGCGCAAAAGGAGGAGGAGGCGCAGGAACGGAAGGTTCTGTACTGGTATGATCCCATGTATCCGGGCACCCATTTTGACAAACCCGGCAAATCTCCGTTTATGGATATGGATCTGGTTCCGCGTTACGCCGACGGCGGAGACGGAACAGGCATACGCATTGACCCGGCCCAGGTGCAGAACCTCGGCGTACGCACCGCGACAGTGCAGCGCGGCGCACTGTCGTTCGCGCGCGACATACCCGCCAATGTGGAATACAATGATTATCAGCTTGCCAAGGTTCAGCCGCGCGCGGAAGGCTTTGTGGAAACAATCCGTTCTTTCGCCGTGGGGAATCTCATACAGCGGGGAGAAGTTCTGGCGGAAATCACGGTTCCGGCCTGGGCTTCCGACCAGAGCGAATATCTGCTGCTGAAAAGCCAGCAGGCCGACGCGCAGATTGTGAGCGGCGTGCGCGAAAGAATGCGCCTCACCGGGATGCCCGAAGAAATGCTTGCCGCGGTTGACAAAACAGGCCGGGTACAAACCCGCATGATGCTGAAAGCCCCGGTTGCCGGCGTTATTACCGGGCTTGACGTTTACCCCGGCATGAACGTCAACAAAAACATGACCATCGCAACCATACAGGGAACAAATCCGGTATGGGTCACGGCCGACGTGCCTGAAAGCGACATCCATCTGGTGAGCGGGCGCAGCAGGATACGCGTCACCGTTCAGGCGTATCCTGAAAAAGTTTTCCACGCCGATTCCTTCACGCTGCTCTCCAAAGCCGATCAGGCAACGCGCACAGTGCCGCTGCGCGTCAGCGTCGCCAATGAGGAAGGCATGCTCAGGCCAGGCATGACAGCATACATACGCCTGCGCGCCAGCGGGGAGGAGGCACTGCTCATCCCCACACAAAGCCTCATTGATCTAGGCGACGAGCAGCGCGTCGTCACGCGGGCGTCCGACGGTTCCTTTGTTCCGAAACTGGTGCGGGTTTTACGTTCCTCAGGGGAAATGACGGCCATTGCCTCCGGCGTTGAAGCCGGTGACGAGGTGGTTGTTTCCGGCATCTTCCTTATTGACTCCGAGGCAAATCTGCGCGCCGCTCTGGGCAGGATGCGCAAAAACGCGGCATCCGGCGCGGCGGAACATGCCGGGCACTAA
- a CDS encoding copper-binding protein — protein sequence MNMRFFYTTSVFFFIFAAAFVFPATAKHDPHSAHGVPGMEMKADGSNGQVYTAAGVVKSVDKVARKITIAHEPVPALGWPAMTMDFVFKDASLAEEVKAGDKARFDFRNAGKTYIIVDIEARK from the coding sequence ATGAACATGCGTTTTTTCTACACCACTTCTGTATTTTTCTTTATCTTTGCGGCTGCTTTTGTATTTCCGGCGACGGCGAAACACGACCCGCACTCCGCTCACGGCGTACCCGGCATGGAGATGAAAGCGGACGGGAGCAACGGCCAAGTATACACCGCCGCGGGCGTGGTGAAAAGCGTGGACAAAGTCGCGCGGAAAATCACGATAGCCCATGAGCCCGTGCCGGCTCTCGGCTGGCCCGCCATGACCATGGATTTTGTTTTTAAGGACGCATCACTGGCGGAAGAGGTGAAGGCGGGCGACAAGGCGCGTTTTGATTTCCGCAATGCAGGAAAGACATACATCATTGTGGACATTGAGGCCCGCAAGTAA
- a CDS encoding efflux transporter outer membrane subunit translates to MMDVYIRAAGLCLLALSLVACSLAPEYNRPTMPVPATLTTEDTLDASGVSVNVQRIGWRDFYKDERLKELISVSIQNNRDMKLAALAVAEAGAQYGVRNSERVPQLKVESSDAYGGEFKSSVADEKGTAAIALPAFEIDLFGRLKSLSESALQQYLASGEAEKAVRIALVSQVAQAYLDERLAREGLHLAERTLESRRGSYAFIENRVRSGQSSLLDLEQARGFVEFAATTLAQRQTEVTRTRNALTLLLGRFEKTELPSATSLTEQVFTELPHTIPSAVLLERPDVMRAEHVLRAANADIGAARAAFFPSILLTGNLGYMSNDLQTLFAAPTSIWSFVPQVTLPIFTAGRNQSDLELAEVRRRSTVIQYEKTVQTAFREAADGLMTKAALARRFAAQGHYLDSQRVVLDLATQRYISGAASYLEVLDAQRNVFQAEQDLLNIRRDQLVNDINLYSALGGGLHETSSIAQ, encoded by the coding sequence ATGATGGATGTATACATCCGTGCTGCAGGTCTTTGTCTGCTTGCGCTGTCGCTTGTGGCCTGCTCGCTTGCGCCGGAATACAACAGGCCGACAATGCCGGTGCCGGCGACTCTGACAACGGAAGACACTCTGGATGCGTCCGGCGTTTCTGTGAACGTGCAACGCATCGGCTGGCGTGATTTTTATAAGGATGAGCGGCTAAAAGAGCTTATTTCCGTCAGCATACAGAATAACCGGGATATGAAGCTGGCGGCGCTCGCCGTGGCCGAAGCCGGTGCGCAGTACGGAGTGCGGAATTCCGAACGCGTTCCGCAACTGAAGGTGGAGAGTTCCGACGCCTACGGCGGCGAATTCAAGTCTTCAGTCGCCGATGAAAAAGGAACAGCCGCGATCGCGCTGCCGGCTTTTGAGATTGATTTGTTCGGCCGTTTGAAAAGCCTGAGCGAATCAGCCCTGCAGCAATATCTGGCAAGCGGGGAAGCGGAGAAGGCCGTCAGAATAGCCCTCGTCTCTCAGGTGGCCCAGGCGTATCTGGACGAACGTCTGGCCCGCGAAGGTCTGCACCTGGCTGAGCGCACACTCGAAAGCCGCCGCGGGTCCTATGCCTTCATTGAAAATCGGGTGCGGTCCGGTCAATCGTCGCTGCTGGATCTGGAACAGGCGCGCGGCTTTGTCGAATTTGCCGCAACCACGCTTGCCCAGCGGCAGACTGAAGTGACCAGAACGCGGAACGCGTTGACCCTTTTGCTCGGCCGTTTTGAAAAAACGGAACTGCCGTCGGCGACATCCCTCACAGAGCAGGTTTTCACGGAATTGCCGCACACAATCCCGTCCGCCGTGTTGCTGGAACGACCGGACGTCATGCGGGCAGAGCATGTCCTGCGCGCGGCGAATGCGGACATCGGCGCGGCCAGAGCGGCGTTTTTCCCGAGCATCTTGCTCACGGGCAATCTGGGGTACATGAGCAACGACCTGCAAACGCTCTTCGCCGCCCCGACGTCTATATGGTCGTTTGTGCCGCAGGTGACGTTGCCCATATTCACCGCCGGACGCAACCAGTCGGATCTGGAGCTGGCCGAGGTGCGCAGGCGGAGTACCGTGATCCAGTATGAAAAGACCGTTCAAACCGCGTTTCGTGAGGCGGCGGACGGCCTGATGACAAAAGCCGCCCTTGCCCGCCGCTTCGCCGCGCAGGGGCATTACCTTGACTCGCAGCGTGTTGTGCTTGATCTAGCGACACAACGCTATATCAGCGGCGCCGCGAGCTATCTGGAAGTGCTGGACGCTCAGCGCAACGTGTTCCAGGCGGAACAGGACCTGCTGAACATACGGCGCGATCAGCTTGTCAACGACATCAATCTTTACAGCGCCCTGGGCGGTGGTCTGCATGAAACGTCCTCCATCGCACAATAG
- the polA gene encoding DNA polymerase I, translating into MPLKDRLNLAADPIFLMDGSAFIYRGFFANQNLRRSDGFPTGALVLLTRLLLRILCKEKPRHLLFIRDGKGKNFRHEIYPLYKANREAMPEDLVMQLDPIERMVRALGLNLEISQGCEADDCIASLAARFSAEHPVIIVGGDKDLKQCLSRRVFLWDPAGKDENLITETDFRDENGVSPAQWPDVQALLGDTSDNIPGVPGIGPKAAKQIFEVCSSLEEIRAGFSRLPPKFRSKLCGHLDKAFIWRRLTTLSLTVCADMTLEGMLVRPINALECRSLTDEFELVVLRREMENLLRLQQSAASPETPALPPPNREKSATKNTTKRPAPHARKEKQTNLLDMADPTPTLPATEASALADLPYCVDRTVVLLWSGVTGEPLRIAVGGAWRDDQHAPATAPLQEFAWAADPTTLAPWLSGAGRLVCTDFKILLRNGICRAYPSCASPPCFDLGLAAWLLNPEDNDYSWPRLKARFGAGLQRDTVGPAGLALAVAKILQTRLVQNNLDGLYAEMELTLTPVLAAMEERGVAIDATAFQTFLVDVQTEINNLTAKIYSTAGTSFNLRSARQLGETLFNVLHLPASRKTRGGQASTSQETLEKLAGRHTVVDLVLQFRKLEKIRSTYLEPLPRLVDQAGRLHTTFNQKGTATGRLSSSNPNLQNIPVRGTLGKRMRASFIAAPAHTLVCADYSQIELRVLAHMSQDATLLDAFHNNEDIHARTAALIYDLPQDKVSRDERRNAKTINFGLIYGMGAQKLARDLKIAAAEAKDFIARYFAHLTGLKAFYDNVERLAKQQGFVSTLGGRRRFLPSIHSANDQAFALARRQAINTMIQGSAADIIKLAMLAVDNDTELASMHAHLLLQVHDELLLEVPEEKAQAAGARTAALMAAVAPAGAELSVPLAVDWGVGRNWAEAH; encoded by the coding sequence ATGCCGCTGAAAGATCGTCTGAACCTCGCCGCTGACCCCATATTTCTGATGGACGGCTCAGCCTTCATTTATCGGGGATTTTTCGCCAACCAGAACCTGCGGCGTTCGGACGGGTTCCCCACAGGCGCGCTTGTGCTGTTAACCCGGCTTTTACTGCGCATTTTATGCAAGGAAAAACCGCGCCACCTGCTTTTCATACGGGACGGCAAGGGCAAAAACTTCCGGCACGAGATATACCCACTGTACAAGGCCAACCGCGAAGCCATGCCGGAAGATCTGGTCATGCAGCTCGACCCTATTGAACGCATGGTGCGCGCTTTGGGACTGAACCTCGAAATCTCACAGGGCTGCGAGGCGGACGACTGTATTGCCTCTCTGGCGGCCCGTTTTTCTGCGGAACATCCGGTGATCATCGTCGGCGGTGACAAAGATCTAAAACAATGTCTCTCCCGGCGGGTTTTTCTATGGGATCCCGCGGGAAAAGACGAAAATTTGATAACGGAAACCGATTTCCGGGACGAAAACGGTGTCAGCCCCGCCCAGTGGCCTGACGTGCAGGCTCTGCTGGGCGATACGAGCGACAATATTCCCGGCGTGCCTGGCATAGGCCCCAAAGCGGCGAAACAGATATTTGAGGTTTGCAGCAGCCTTGAAGAAATACGCGCCGGCTTTTCCCGGCTGCCGCCGAAATTCCGGAGCAAGCTGTGCGGGCATTTGGACAAGGCCTTCATCTGGCGCAGGTTGACAACATTGTCGCTGACCGTCTGTGCAGATATGACTCTTGAGGGTATGCTCGTGCGGCCGATAAACGCGTTGGAATGTCGATCGCTGACAGACGAATTTGAACTCGTTGTCCTGCGTCGGGAAATGGAAAATTTGCTGCGCCTTCAACAGTCGGCGGCATCTCCTGAAACGCCCGCGCTGCCGCCGCCGAATCGCGAGAAAAGCGCCACAAAAAACACGACAAAACGCCCAGCCCCGCACGCAAGAAAAGAAAAGCAGACCAACCTGCTGGATATGGCGGATCCTACGCCTACGTTGCCCGCAACAGAGGCGTCTGCTCTTGCGGATTTGCCGTACTGCGTCGACCGCACTGTCGTTCTGCTCTGGTCCGGCGTCACGGGAGAACCCTTGCGTATTGCCGTGGGCGGTGCGTGGCGGGACGATCAGCATGCGCCTGCAACCGCCCCGTTACAGGAATTTGCATGGGCAGCCGACCCAACAACGCTTGCGCCCTGGCTTTCCGGAGCCGGCCGTCTGGTCTGCACGGATTTCAAAATTCTGCTGCGCAACGGAATATGCCGCGCATATCCGTCCTGCGCATCGCCGCCCTGCTTTGACTTGGGACTCGCCGCATGGTTGCTGAACCCTGAAGACAACGACTATTCCTGGCCCCGGCTGAAAGCCCGCTTCGGTGCCGGCCTGCAAAGGGACACAGTCGGCCCGGCGGGTCTTGCTCTTGCTGTGGCCAAAATCCTGCAAACGCGTCTTGTCCAAAACAACCTTGATGGCCTTTACGCGGAGATGGAACTGACTTTGACGCCGGTGCTGGCCGCAATGGAAGAACGCGGCGTGGCGATTGACGCAACGGCTTTTCAAACCTTCCTCGTCGATGTGCAAACTGAGATCAACAACCTCACAGCGAAAATCTATTCAACGGCAGGTACATCCTTCAATCTGCGTTCAGCGCGACAGCTGGGTGAAACGCTCTTTAATGTGTTGCACCTTCCTGCGTCGCGCAAAACCAGAGGTGGGCAGGCATCCACCTCGCAGGAAACGTTGGAAAAGCTGGCCGGACGTCACACAGTGGTGGATCTTGTTTTACAATTCCGCAAACTCGAAAAAATACGTTCCACATATCTGGAGCCCTTGCCGCGCCTTGTGGATCAGGCAGGACGCCTGCACACCACCTTCAATCAAAAAGGCACAGCCACAGGACGCCTTTCATCCAGCAACCCCAATCTGCAGAATATTCCCGTGCGGGGGACTCTCGGCAAACGCATGCGCGCATCGTTTATCGCCGCGCCGGCGCACACGCTTGTCTGCGCCGACTATTCCCAGATAGAATTGCGTGTGCTTGCGCACATGTCACAAGACGCAACGCTGCTTGACGCCTTTCACAACAATGAAGACATTCATGCCCGCACTGCGGCGTTGATATATGATCTGCCGCAGGACAAGGTGAGTCGGGACGAGCGGCGTAACGCCAAAACAATCAATTTTGGCCTGATCTACGGCATGGGCGCGCAAAAACTGGCAAGAGATCTCAAAATAGCCGCCGCAGAGGCCAAAGATTTTATTGCCCGCTACTTTGCACACCTCACCGGTCTGAAAGCATTTTACGACAACGTGGAACGTCTTGCCAAACAACAGGGTTTCGTCAGCACATTGGGCGGACGCCGCCGCTTTTTGCCGAGCATACATTCAGCAAACGACCAAGCTTTTGCGCTTGCGCGCCGTCAGGCCATCAACACGATGATACAGGGCTCCGCGGCGGATATCATCAAGCTGGCCATGCTGGCTGTGGACAACGACACGGAGCTGGCGAGCATGCACGCCCATCTGCTTTTGCAGGTGCACGATGAACTGCTGCTCGAAGTTCCGGAGGAAAAAGCGCAGGCCGCAGGCGCGCGAACAGCCGCACTGATGGCTGCCGTCGCGCCCGCAGGCGCGGAACTCTCCGTGCCTCTCGCGGTGGACTGGGGCGTGGGGCGAAACTGGGCAGAAGCCCATTAG
- the rmuC gene encoding DNA recombination protein RmuC: MNYIIAVQLALFILIVVNIFLTLKLRMGNNVATSEDIARIDNLIRDEFCRNREELNNSFKNFSEILTGNIDKLSNAQQIQFKNFSEQLLYLVKNFDDRTITIQNQFEKLNKENRIAQTDSLKSFEEKFTFSVKEFNNLQKQKFDELVSKQENIKKDTELKLKEIRDTVENKLKTLQDENVKKLEEMRKTVDEKLQETVEKRFTESFKLISTRLEAVHKGLGEMQTLASGVGNLQKVLSGVKTRGNLGEMQLGAILYQILSPQQYKQNVQIKKGSQERVEYAIELPGRSNDNKPLLLPIDSKFPIADYQKLLDCYDDIANKNPKDVEDISRKFESSIKKSARLICEKYINPPDTTDFAIMFVPSEGLYAEIVRRTELFETLRHNFKITVVGPTNLVAFLSSLQMGFKTLAIEKRSSEVWATLGTVKTGFSKFGELLNKTKKKLQEAANDIDQAVEERARIEKKLTTVEQLP, encoded by the coding sequence ATGAATTATATTATTGCTGTACAACTTGCGCTGTTCATTCTGATTGTTGTAAATATTTTCCTGACTTTGAAATTGAGAATGGGCAATAATGTTGCAACAAGCGAAGATATTGCAAGAATTGACAATTTAATTCGTGATGAATTTTGTAGAAATAGGGAAGAACTGAATAATTCTTTTAAAAATTTTAGTGAAATACTTACTGGAAATATAGATAAACTTTCTAATGCTCAGCAAATTCAATTTAAGAACTTTTCAGAGCAGTTATTATATCTGGTAAAAAATTTTGATGACAGAACGATAACTATACAAAATCAATTTGAAAAATTAAATAAAGAAAATAGAATAGCGCAGACAGACTCTTTAAAATCATTTGAAGAAAAATTTACCTTCAGCGTAAAAGAATTTAATAATCTTCAAAAACAGAAATTTGACGAACTTGTTAGCAAACAAGAAAATATTAAAAAAGATACTGAATTAAAATTGAAAGAAATTCGGGATACTGTGGAAAATAAACTCAAAACTCTGCAAGATGAAAATGTGAAAAAACTTGAGGAGATGAGAAAAACCGTTGATGAAAAATTGCAGGAAACTGTGGAAAAGCGGTTTACGGAATCCTTCAAACTGATAAGTACCAGACTGGAGGCAGTACATAAGGGGCTTGGGGAGATGCAGACCTTGGCCTCCGGCGTTGGTAATCTGCAAAAAGTCCTGTCTGGTGTGAAGACCAGAGGGAATTTGGGAGAAATGCAGCTTGGCGCGATTCTATACCAGATATTGTCGCCACAACAGTACAAACAAAATGTGCAGATTAAGAAAGGAAGTCAGGAACGGGTTGAGTATGCCATTGAATTGCCGGGAAGGAGTAATGACAATAAACCTCTACTCTTGCCGATAGACTCGAAATTTCCAATAGCAGACTATCAAAAACTTTTAGACTGTTACGATGATATTGCGAACAAGAATCCCAAGGACGTAGAAGACATCTCCAGGAAATTTGAAAGTTCCATAAAGAAGAGCGCAAGGCTCATCTGCGAAAAATATATAAACCCTCCAGACACTACAGATTTCGCCATCATGTTTGTCCCATCGGAGGGACTGTACGCGGAAATAGTAAGGAGAACAGAACTTTTTGAGACATTGAGGCATAATTTTAAGATTACCGTGGTGGGGCCGACCAACCTTGTAGCCTTTTTAAGCAGTTTACAGATGGGCTTTAAAACCTTGGCAATAGAGAAGAGATCCAGTGAAGTATGGGCGACACTTGGTACTGTAAAAACAGGGTTCTCAAAGTTCGGGGAGTTATTGAACAAAACTAAGAAAAAATTACAAGAAGCCGCCAATGATATTGATCAGGCAGTCGAAGAAAGAGCCAGAATTGAAAAAAAATTGACGACGGTGGAGCAATTGCCATAG
- a CDS encoding MarC family protein, with the protein MEYLTELFSQAIKLFALMTPPAVLSAFLSASKTYNDTRKKATARKTSAAVFIIGLVLYFLGESIFNMFGFTLDAFRIGTGTLLFLSAVSLMRENGEKPSFAPEVDISIVPLAIPLCMGPASIGTVMVLGASATDMIQRVIDAAALLTASIGIYVFLHFADPIKRVLGETGLAVLSKITGLLLAAIAAQVIFTGVRSFLH; encoded by the coding sequence ATGGAATATCTGACAGAATTGTTCAGTCAGGCGATTAAGCTGTTCGCCCTGATGACTCCGCCCGCCGTTCTTTCCGCTTTTTTAAGCGCTTCCAAAACATACAATGATACCCGCAAAAAAGCCACCGCACGCAAAACCTCGGCAGCCGTCTTTATTATAGGCCTTGTGCTGTATTTTCTGGGTGAGAGTATTTTCAACATGTTCGGCTTTACGCTGGATGCCTTCCGCATCGGCACCGGAACCCTCTTGTTTTTGTCGGCTGTTTCTCTGATGCGTGAAAATGGAGAAAAACCGTCGTTCGCGCCCGAAGTCGACATCAGCATCGTGCCTCTGGCCATTCCCCTCTGTATGGGGCCGGCATCCATCGGCACCGTGATGGTGCTGGGCGCTTCGGCGACGGACATGATCCAGAGGGTCATCGACGCCGCCGCCCTTCTAACAGCGTCCATCGGCATCTATGTCTTCCTGCATTTTGCCGATCCTATAAAGCGCGTGCTCGGCGAGACGGGGCTGGCCGTGCTTTCAAAAATCACCGGTCTGCTTCTGGCCGCCATAGCGGCGCAGGTTATCTTCACTGGTGTGCGTTCATTTCTGCATTAG
- a CDS encoding Fic family protein, with translation MDFTKIDELSSKLKSMRPLNSTELKRLRDEFMVKNTYNSNAIEGNTLTLRETALVLQGVTIAEKPVKEHLEVIGHKDAFEYVVSFADANTILTERVIKEIHSLVLINDFANRGVYRRVPVSISGATHTPPQPYLVPEQMEALMVDYEGIKRDKHIIESVAAFHLCFEGIHPFIDGNGRTGRLILNFELIRAGLLPVNIKFSERRKYYDCFEHYYSNGHTQDTLSKLVADYEAEELLKYIAILER, from the coding sequence ATGGATTTTACAAAGATAGACGAGCTCAGCAGCAAGCTGAAATCAATGCGCCCGCTTAACTCTACAGAGCTTAAACGGCTTCGTGATGAGTTTATGGTAAAGAATACTTACAACTCAAACGCGATAGAGGGCAACACCCTCACACTTAGGGAAACGGCACTTGTCTTACAGGGCGTTACGATAGCAGAGAAGCCCGTCAAAGAGCATTTAGAGGTTATAGGTCACAAAGATGCTTTTGAATATGTGGTATCTTTTGCAGACGCAAATACCATCCTTACAGAGCGCGTCATAAAAGAAATACACTCGCTTGTGCTTATAAATGACTTTGCTAACCGTGGTGTGTACAGGCGCGTTCCCGTTTCCATTTCCGGGGCAACGCATACCCCGCCGCAGCCTTATTTGGTTCCTGAACAAATGGAAGCCCTTATGGTTGATTATGAGGGTATAAAGCGGGACAAACATATTATAGAGAGCGTTGCAGCGTTTCATTTATGTTTTGAAGGAATCCATCCGTTCATTGATGGTAACGGGCGCACAGGACGGCTCATATTAAACTTTGAGCTTATTAGGGCAGGCCTATTGCCCGTAAATATAAAATTTTCTGAACGGCGAAAATACTATGATTGCTTTGAGCATTACTACTCAAATGGACATACGCAGGATACCCTTTCCAAGCTGGTTGCCGATTATGAAGCGGAAGAGCTGTTAAAATACATTGCAATCTTAGAACGATAA
- the dksA gene encoding RNA polymerase-binding protein DksA, translating to MNHNDLEFFRALLTKMLEDAQQKGDSTLENMTDSNEIFADPADRATAESDRAFTLRIRDRERRLIRKIQAALQRIDDGTFGVCDECGKDVSIERLKARPVTRLCINCKARQEANEHLHGDF from the coding sequence ATGAATCACAATGACCTTGAATTTTTTCGCGCCCTTCTTACAAAAATGCTGGAAGACGCCCAGCAAAAGGGCGATTCCACCTTGGAAAACATGACAGACAGCAATGAAATTTTTGCTGATCCGGCGGACAGGGCCACGGCAGAATCCGATCGCGCCTTTACTCTGCGTATCCGTGACCGGGAAAGACGGCTTATCCGTAAAATTCAGGCCGCGCTGCAACGCATTGATGACGGCACTTTCGGCGTTTGCGACGAATGCGGCAAAGACGTCAGTATTGAGCGGCTTAAGGCCCGTCCGGTGACGCGTTTGTGCATCAACTGCAAGGCAAGGCAGGAAGCAAACGAGCATCTTCACGGCGACTTTTGA
- the galU gene encoding UTP--glucose-1-phosphate uridylyltransferase GalU: MKNIRKVIIPVAGWGTRSLPATKNIPKEMLPVYNKPVIQYVVEEAQRARIEDVIFVTNRDKSVIEDHFDYNLQLEAVLERGGKLDKVAEVRKVAEMVNIMSVRQKKQLGLGHAVLCARELVRADPFAVMVGDDLMFGGVPAIGQLIDVAIAEKMPVIGVVEVPFEKVNRYGIIDGEEISPGIFRVRDMVEKPKREDAPSRLAIVGRYVLTPDIFDYLEQVKPGHDGEIQLTDAMQTLAQHRGMMAVRLTGMRFDTGDWAEFLTANIYFALQDEELHYDLLALLKNFVQLQ, encoded by the coding sequence ATGAAAAATATTCGCAAGGTGATCATTCCCGTGGCCGGCTGGGGTACACGTTCATTGCCCGCAACCAAGAATATCCCCAAGGAAATGCTGCCCGTCTACAACAAACCCGTCATTCAGTATGTTGTGGAAGAGGCGCAACGCGCGCGGATTGAGGACGTGATCTTTGTTACCAACAGGGACAAGAGCGTTATTGAAGACCATTTTGACTACAACTTGCAACTTGAGGCGGTGCTTGAACGGGGCGGTAAACTCGACAAGGTGGCGGAAGTGCGCAAGGTGGCGGAAATGGTCAACATCATGTCTGTACGGCAAAAAAAACAGCTGGGTCTCGGGCACGCCGTGCTGTGCGCAAGAGAACTGGTGCGGGCCGATCCCTTTGCCGTCATGGTGGGGGATGATTTGATGTTCGGCGGCGTACCGGCCATTGGTCAGCTTATCGACGTGGCCATAGCCGAAAAAATGCCGGTTATCGGCGTTGTGGAAGTGCCGTTTGAAAAAGTCAACCGTTACGGCATTATTGACGGCGAAGAAATCTCCCCCGGCATTTTTCGTGTGCGCGACATGGTGGAAAAGCCAAAACGCGAAGATGCTCCCTCGCGACTGGCCATTGTGGGGCGATATGTGCTGACGCCGGATATTTTTGATTATCTTGAACAGGTCAAACCGGGCCACGACGGCGAAATCCAGCTCACCGACGCCATGCAGACTCTGGCCCAACATCGGGGCATGATGGCTGTTCGTCTGACCGGCATGCGGTTTGACACGGGTGACTGGGCAGAATTTCTCACGGCCAACATTTATTTTGCGCTGCAGGACGAAGAATTGCACTACGATCTGCTGGCGTTGCTTAAAAATTTTGTACAGCTTCAGTAA
- a CDS encoding phosphodiester glycosidase family protein, with product MHPSTACVLTRGGIARLLPLVALICRLFCPDAHVWAADTHKGFALWDQLEPGLAFGEFQMNENETRIAVVRIDPARFDFVLCARSEDGLAARSLHEWGEQRDLVAAINASMYLQDNSTSTGYMRQGDHINNGHIAQRFGAFFVAAPDDPSLPTATIVDRDNPGWRETITRYALVIQNYRMINADRRILWTPGGPLYSISAVANDGDGHILFLHCREPVDAYDFARQILHLPLNVRTVMYVEGGGQAGLLVRTASLEREMNGRFAADFLVTGNIRTMLPNVLGVRRKAGATKALNSDLSGTSPHCIGTRNIMGSTGAD from the coding sequence ATGCATCCTTCCACAGCATGCGTTTTGACCCGTGGCGGTATTGCCCGTCTTTTGCCGCTTGTGGCCCTCATCTGCCGGCTGTTCTGCCCGGACGCACATGTATGGGCGGCTGACACGCATAAGGGCTTCGCCCTCTGGGATCAGCTGGAACCGGGCCTTGCCTTTGGAGAATTCCAGATGAACGAAAACGAGACGCGCATTGCTGTTGTGCGTATTGATCCCGCCCGTTTCGACTTTGTACTCTGCGCGCGGTCTGAAGACGGGCTTGCGGCGCGCTCCCTCCATGAATGGGGAGAACAGCGCGACCTTGTGGCGGCCATCAATGCGAGCATGTATCTGCAGGACAACAGCACCAGCACAGGTTATATGCGCCAAGGCGATCACATTAACAACGGCCACATCGCGCAACGTTTCGGTGCTTTTTTCGTGGCCGCTCCGGACGATCCGAGCCTGCCTACCGCGACCATTGTTGACCGCGACAACCCCGGCTGGCGCGAGACCATTACCCGCTACGCCCTTGTGATCCAGAACTACCGCATGATCAACGCGGACAGGCGCATTCTCTGGACGCCGGGTGGTCCGCTCTACTCCATTTCCGCTGTGGCGAATGACGGCGACGGGCACATTCTTTTCCTGCACTGCCGCGAACCTGTGGATGCCTACGACTTTGCCCGGCAAATACTGCATCTGCCGCTCAACGTACGGACGGTCATGTATGTGGAAGGCGGCGGGCAGGCGGGACTGCTTGTGCGCACGGCATCCTTGGAGCGAGAAATGAACGGACGCTTTGCCGCTGATTTTTTGGTGACGGGCAACATTCGGACCATGCTGCCCAATGTGCTCGGCGTGCGCCGCAAAGCCGGCGCGACCAAAGCCTTGAACAGCGACTTGTCAGGTACATCGCCCCATTGCATTGGTACAAGAAACATTATGGGGTCAACTGGCGCCGATTAG